The proteins below are encoded in one region of Longimicrobiales bacterium:
- a CDS encoding efflux RND transporter periplasmic adaptor subunit — protein MMMNVRAGVIVAAAGAIVLAACGGDHAEAPAQVVASVPEGEAYTVSAAPRIAYLHAAGVVRPFADATLSTKLMGSVTEVLVQEGDAVRRNQPLLRIDARDLGAQRQQVDAAQAEAQAVLAEAELHVRRMRALYEDDAAPRAQLDAAETGYTRALAGVAAARASAAELSAVSSYSVVRAPFDGIVVQRMVDPGSFAAPGAPLLTVQDPSRLRISVSASPDAVRQVQSGSRVAADVEGYAVTATVEGVVPGASGLFTVNAIVENAGAALPSTGAAELALPQGTRTTVVVPARAIRRQGDLTGVYLRQGDAVLTRWVRVGPAAADSVEVLGGLRDGDVIIVPSGAGSTPGPDAAVSSAAGVR, from the coding sequence ATGATGATGAATGTCAGAGCAGGGGTGATCGTTGCCGCGGCCGGTGCCATCGTGCTCGCCGCGTGTGGCGGCGATCACGCGGAGGCGCCGGCGCAGGTCGTTGCGAGCGTACCCGAAGGCGAAGCGTACACGGTGAGCGCTGCGCCCCGGATTGCGTACCTGCACGCGGCGGGCGTGGTGCGCCCGTTCGCGGACGCCACGTTGAGCACGAAGCTGATGGGCAGCGTAACCGAGGTGCTGGTACAGGAAGGCGATGCGGTGCGCCGGAACCAGCCGCTGCTGCGCATCGATGCGCGGGATCTCGGCGCGCAGCGCCAGCAGGTGGATGCTGCGCAGGCCGAGGCACAGGCGGTCCTCGCCGAGGCGGAGCTGCACGTCAGGCGGATGCGTGCGCTGTACGAGGACGATGCAGCCCCGCGTGCGCAGCTCGACGCAGCCGAGACCGGCTACACCCGCGCGCTGGCCGGTGTTGCGGCAGCACGCGCGAGTGCGGCCGAGCTTTCGGCCGTGTCTTCCTATTCGGTGGTGCGCGCACCCTTCGACGGAATCGTGGTGCAGCGGATGGTCGACCCGGGCAGCTTCGCCGCGCCGGGGGCCCCGCTCCTGACGGTGCAGGATCCCAGCCGATTGCGCATCTCCGTCAGTGCGTCACCGGATGCGGTGCGCCAGGTGCAATCCGGATCCCGGGTCGCAGCGGACGTCGAAGGCTACGCTGTGACGGCCACAGTCGAGGGCGTGGTGCCGGGCGCCTCCGGCCTGTTCACGGTCAACGCCATCGTCGAGAACGCGGGCGCGGCGCTGCCGTCCACGGGTGCCGCGGAGCTGGCACTGCCGCAGGGCACGCGCACGACCGTCGTGGTCCCGGCGCGTGCGATCCGCCGCCAGGGCGATCTCACGGGTGTCTACCTGCGGCAGGGCGACGCCGTGCTGACGCGCTGGGTGCGCGTCGGACCGGCAGCCGCGGATTCGGTCGAGGTGCTCGGCGGATTGCGTGACGGTGACGTAATCATCGTTCCGAGTGGCGCAGGCTCGACGCCCGGACCGGATGCGGCGGTGTCGAGCGCTGCGGGCGTGAGGTAG
- a CDS encoding TolC family protein has protein sequence MNRRAALAAALLAMLAVPGAKAQQAPLTLGDALERADAGAYANRIAAGEARAQVGEGNRALQGILPTLRVESGFQRTTDPIGAFGTKLRQRTISQQDFDPALLNHPDAISNWTGGLVLEQPLFNMDAWLGRRAASHANEARASAAAWTSAATRVDVVRAYYGAVLASEQVTTLSAALDAARAHVRQAESMVEQGVVTRSDGLLARVRAGEVEAALIESQGEAGLAKRQLATLLGAPGDTSFSLPAQLPPDERVAALSFIAPQDETTGAPAPGARADVRAAEAGHAAARADVKRTQSLWLPRVNGMARYDWNSPDNVYGGDENWSVGVVASWTPFAGASQLAQLQASRGREQVARAQAEAARAQAALDVAQRENAWRVALERMRIAGEAVAQSVEAHRIVARKYEGGLATVVELLGAQAAETEARLRHTHARYEAIVSAAERLRSAGLDPALLAGWALDSRGNR, from the coding sequence ATGAACCGAAGGGCAGCACTCGCGGCTGCGTTGCTCGCGATGCTGGCGGTGCCGGGAGCGAAGGCGCAGCAGGCGCCGCTGACGCTGGGCGACGCCCTGGAGCGGGCGGACGCCGGCGCGTACGCCAACCGGATCGCGGCGGGCGAGGCGCGGGCGCAGGTCGGGGAGGGGAATCGTGCACTGCAGGGGATTCTGCCGACGCTGCGCGTCGAGTCCGGCTTTCAGCGCACGACGGATCCGATCGGCGCGTTCGGCACGAAGCTGCGCCAGCGGACGATCTCCCAGCAGGACTTCGACCCTGCGCTGTTGAACCATCCGGATGCGATCAGCAACTGGACGGGCGGCCTGGTGCTGGAGCAGCCGCTTTTCAACATGGACGCGTGGCTCGGTCGGCGGGCGGCGTCGCATGCCAACGAAGCGCGTGCGTCCGCGGCGGCATGGACGTCCGCAGCGACGCGTGTCGACGTCGTGCGCGCGTACTACGGCGCCGTGCTCGCCTCGGAACAGGTCACAACGCTGAGCGCGGCGCTGGACGCGGCACGCGCGCACGTCCGGCAGGCCGAATCGATGGTGGAGCAGGGGGTGGTCACGCGGTCGGACGGGCTGCTGGCGCGGGTGCGTGCCGGCGAAGTCGAGGCGGCGCTGATCGAGTCGCAGGGCGAAGCGGGGCTCGCGAAGCGACAGCTGGCAACGCTGCTCGGCGCGCCGGGCGACACTTCCTTTTCCCTGCCTGCTCAGCTTCCGCCTGACGAGCGCGTCGCCGCACTGAGCTTCATTGCGCCGCAGGATGAAACGACCGGAGCTCCCGCTCCGGGCGCGCGTGCGGACGTGCGGGCTGCGGAGGCGGGTCATGCCGCCGCGCGGGCCGATGTGAAGCGGACGCAGTCGCTCTGGCTGCCGCGCGTGAACGGCATGGCGCGCTACGACTGGAACTCCCCGGACAACGTGTACGGCGGCGACGAGAACTGGAGCGTGGGCGTGGTCGCGTCGTGGACCCCGTTCGCCGGTGCGTCGCAGCTCGCGCAGCTCCAGGCATCGCGCGGGCGCGAGCAGGTCGCACGGGCGCAGGCGGAGGCGGCGCGCGCGCAGGCGGCGCTGGACGTAGCGCAGCGGGAGAATGCGTGGCGGGTCGCGCTGGAGCGGATGCGCATCGCGGGCGAGGCCGTAGCGCAGAGCGTGGAAGCGCACCGGATCGTCGCGCGCAAGTACGAGGGTGGGCTTGCCACGGTCGTCGAGCTGCTCGGTGCGCAGGCAGCGGAGACGGAAGCGCGGCTGCGCCACACGCACGCACGCTACGAAGCGATCGTGAGCGCAGCGGAGCGACTGCGTTCGGCTGGACTCGATCCGGCCCTGCTGGCCGGCTGGGCACTGGACTCCCGAGGGAACCGATGA
- a CDS encoding OsmC family protein, giving the protein MGSTREAPVMTARHDGGMRFVAEIRGHQIATDQPEYGRGADSAAMPLELLGAALSTCIALYVHQFLAVRSLPTDGLRVDVVATPAEDRPRRIGRYDVEVRLPADVPESMHAMIERVAVSCPAHATLTHSPEISVSLGAAAGGAS; this is encoded by the coding sequence ATGGGGAGCACGAGGGAGGCGCCGGTCATGACGGCGCGGCACGACGGGGGGATGCGGTTCGTCGCGGAGATCCGGGGCCACCAGATCGCCACCGACCAGCCGGAGTATGGTCGTGGTGCGGACAGCGCCGCGATGCCGCTGGAATTGCTCGGTGCGGCGCTGAGCACGTGCATCGCGCTGTACGTGCACCAGTTCCTGGCGGTCCGCTCGCTCCCGACGGACGGGCTGCGCGTGGACGTGGTCGCGACGCCGGCGGAGGATCGGCCCAGGCGGATCGGCCGCTACGATGTGGAGGTCCGGCTGCCGGCCGACGTGCCGGAATCGATGCACGCGATGATCGAGCGGGTCGCGGTGAGCTGTCCCGCGCACGCGACGCTCACGCATTCACCGGAGATCAGCGTTTCTCTGGGCGCGGCGGCAGGGGGAGCTTCCTGA
- a CDS encoding metalloregulator ArsR/SmtB family transcription factor — translation MIDSARLPLLAAVADRFKSLGEPARLRILQVLRDGERTVSEIIELTGLGQANVSRHLRVLHEHGFVERRREKLFVYYSLRGEDVFRLCDMMCARVEEDVTRTAESLRTA, via the coding sequence ATGATCGACTCAGCGCGGTTGCCCCTGCTGGCGGCCGTCGCCGACCGGTTCAAGTCGCTCGGCGAGCCCGCGCGTCTGCGGATCCTGCAGGTGTTGCGCGACGGCGAGCGGACGGTGAGCGAGATCATCGAACTCACCGGGCTCGGGCAGGCGAACGTTTCGCGGCATCTGCGCGTGCTCCACGAGCATGGGTTCGTGGAGCGTCGCAGGGAAAAGCTGTTCGTGTACTACTCGTTGCGGGGCGAGGACGTGTTCCGGCTGTGCGACATGATGTGTGCGCGGGTGGAGGAGGACGTCACGCGGACCGCGGAATCGCTGAGAACCGCGTGA